In Gossypium arboreum isolate Shixiya-1 chromosome 6, ASM2569848v2, whole genome shotgun sequence, the following are encoded in one genomic region:
- the LOC108484254 gene encoding hydroxyproline O-arabinosyltransferase RDN2-like produces the protein MISRKNMGSVSPLLLITLVLGVCFATYNLVTMVMHNRSISKPTIYYNSDGGIFVDPIIEMPESVRKLKRAKMPFHVALTATDAPYSKWQCRIMYYWYKKQKDLPGSEMGGFTRILHSGNPDNLMNEIPTVIVDPLPAGLDRGYIVLNRPWAFVQWLEKATIEEEYVLMAEPDHIFVTPLPNLAHGGYPAAFPFFYIKPDQNEKLLRKFFPEEMGPVTNIDPIGNSPVIIKKELLEKIAPTWMNVSLKMKDDPETDKTFGWVLEMYAYAVASALHGVQHILQKDFMLQPPWDLEIGKKYIIHYTYGCDYNMKGELTYGKIGEWRFDKRSFLRGPPPRNLPLPPPGVPESVVTLVKMVNEATANIPNWDAE, from the exons ATGATATCGAGAAAGAACATGGGAAGTGTTTCGCCGCTCCTTCTCATTACATTAGTTCTTGGTGTTTGCTTTGCCACATATAATCTTGTAACAATGGTAATGCACAATAGATCTATTTCAAAACCGACAATCTATTATAACTCCGATGGTGGAATATTTGTTGATCCCATCATTGAGATGCCTGAAAGTGTGAGGAAATTGAAGCGTGCCAAAATGCCTTTCCATGTTGCCTTAACTGCCACTGATGCTCCCTACAGCAAATGGCAGTGTCGTATCATGTACTATTGGTATAAGAAGCAGAAGGACTTACCTGGGTCGGAGATGGGAGGTTTCACTCGTATTTTACACTCTGGGAATCCTGACAATTTGATGAACGAGATTCCTACCGTCATAGTCGATCCTCTTCCAGCAGGGCTTGATCGG GGATACATCGTCTTAAATCGACCATGGGCTTTTGTGCAATGGCTGGAAAAGGCTACAATTGAAGAAGA ATACGTATTGATGGCAGAGCCTGACCACATTTTTGTCACTCCCCTACCTAATCTAGCACATGGAGGATACCCGGCTGCATTCCCCTTTTTCTACATTAAGCCGGATCAGAACGAAAAGTTGTTAAGGAAGTTTTTCCCGGAGGAGATGGGACCGGTGACAAATATAGATCCAATCGGCAATTCACCCGTCATTATCAAGAAG GAATTATTGGAAAAAATCGCTCCTACTTGGATGAATGTTTCTTTAAAAATGAAGGACGATCCCGAGACTGATAAAACTTTTGGATGGGTGCTAGAAAT GTATGCTTATGCTGTGGCATCGGCTTTGCATGGCGTGCAACATATACTTCAAAAAGACTTCATGCTTCAG CCACCTTGGGATCTGGAAATAGGGAAAAAGTACATAATTCATTACACCTATGGATGTGACTACAACATGAAG GGTGAATTAACATATGGTAAAATCGGTGAGTGGCGATTTGACAAGAGATCGTTTCTACGAGGACCACCACCACGAAATCTCCCCTTGCCTCCTCCAGGGGTCCCAGAAAGTGTG GTGACGCTTGTGAAGATGGTGAACGAAGCAACGGCTAACATTCCAAACTGGGACGCGGAATAA
- the LOC108486633 gene encoding uncharacterized protein LOC108486633 — protein MMALENKETMQNCEATLKCLQTKGFPYNLQCNRNSVEGIPELKHEFGTHPGRDVVEPVCSLSGEFVELPNEFYHKPTLHHECGSWSTFYPDSHKLQAYQLNAFGGQVYHFPVDNRFHYAPFNVITHGYPYEFQFQDFQYFVVIDFEATCDKERNPHPQEIIEFPSVIVSSVTGQLEACFQTYVRPTCNQLLSDFCKDLTGIQQIQVDRGVTLSEALLRHDKWLEKKGIKSTNFAVVTWSNWDCRVMLESECRFKKIRKPPYFNRWINLKVPFRKVFGGMRCNLKEAVEMAGLAWQGRAHCGLDDAKNTAHLLTLMMRKGFKFAITNSLMWQASDGPLMWNPVPENMAFFPHHPHKPKDQQMPLFHYHPYCFCGVKSSKGMVREPGPKQGSVFFGCGNWTINRGARCHYFEWASS, from the exons ATGATGGCCCTTGAAAATAAag AAACAATGCAGAACTGTGAGGCAACCTTAAAATGCCTCCAGACAAAGGGGTTCCCGTACAACCTGCAATGTAACAGGAATTCAGTTGAAGGCATTCCAGAGCTTAAACATGAATTCGGTACTCATCCGGGCAGAGATGTTGTAGAACCAGTTTGCTCTTTGAGTGGAGAGTTTGTGGAACTTCCGAATGAATTTTACCACAAACCTACACTCCACCATGAATGTGGCTCATGGTCGACCTTCTATCCTGACTCTCATAAGTTGCAGGCATACCAGTTGAATGCTTTTGGGGGCCAAGTTTACCACTTTCCTGTGGATAACCGATTTCATTATGCCCCATTTAATGTGATCACTCATGGATACCCTTATGAATTCCAGTTCCAAGATTTTCAGTACTTTGTGGTCATAGATTTTGAGGCTACCTGTGACAAGGAGAGAAACCCACATCCACAGGAGATAATCGAGTTTCCATCTGTTATTGTGAGTAGTGTTACTGGGCAGCTGGAAGCTTGTTTTCAGACATACGTCCGACCAACTTGCAACCAACTCCTGAGTGATTTCTGCAAGGATCTGACTGGCATCCAACAAATTCAG GTAGATAGAGGTGTTACTTTGAGTGAAGCTCTCCTTAGGCATGATAAATGGCTCGAGAAGAAGGGCATAAAGAGCACTAACTTTGCTGTGGTGACATGGTCGAACTGGGATTGTCGGGTTATGCTGGAATCTGAGTGCCGGTTCAAGAAGATCCGTAAACCTCCTTACTTTAACCG ATGGATTAACTTAAAAGTTCCGTTCCGTAAGGTTTTCGGTGGCATGAGATGCAATCTGAAGGAGGCAGTTGAGATGGCCGGTCTAGCCTGGCAGGGCCGTGCCCATTGCGGCCTCGATGATGCCAAAAACACTGCTCACTTACTTACCCTCATGATGCGCAAAGGTTTTAAATTTGCGATCACGAACTCACTGATGTGGCAGGCTAGTGATGGTCCATTGATGTGGAACCCGGTCCCCGAGAACATGGCCTTCTTTCCACATCACCCCCACAAGCCAAAGGATCAGCAAATGCCCCTATTCCATTACCACCCTTATTGTTTCTGTGGGGTGAAGAGTAGCAAAGGAATGGTTCGGGAGCCCGGACCGAAGCAAGGAAGTGTGTTCTTTGGTTGTGGAAACTGGACTATCAACCGAGGTGCCCGCTGCCACTACTTCGAGTGGGCTTCGTCCTGA